The DNA segment ATATGTTCAAACCgacttgaaaataaatagttaACTCCAGTTTCCGTATTTTTCTGAGAAATTCTTACTCTTGTTTCCGAAAAAAAAGAGGAAATTGGGAAAAGGAGCACACCATGTCACCCTGAGTCCCTCaagcaaataaataaaatcccaCCTGGAATTTCTGAATAAGATTTCAACAgtgttgtttactttttttcttcttttttttttttgggggggggggtcattaTAGAAAAATCTCCCACCTCTCACTCAAAATAGGGATAACTTTATGCCAAGAGATCTATAATTATCTTTGACAGCTACAGACATAATAATTTTGTACCTTTATCAGCCAGACAAAAATCTTTACGTTAACTTAAAAGGCACAAGTCAAACACATCCCTAGTTTGTTTTACTAGTAATTTCTTCTCTCTTCTTACAATGATGAAGATGGAGTATATATGATTTTTTCCCCCAAGTATTTGTTATCCACATTGGACTATATACTGGCATGAGGAACACACGAATTTTAATAATACCAGTAACAAGATTGGGCCCTTACTATAAAGATTACAAACATTTTCTATCCCCTAGTTCTGCTTAAGATTATGATACACTCACAAACAAATAGTGACATGCACATTGTATTGGCTGGACAAATAGTCCTGGTACTATTTGTCCAGCTAGACGGACTAATAGCAActgcttaaaaaaaatcattaaattactaaataatagaaattggtgtttcattttattatatttatatttatatattatatatacaacatatttattcagTAACAACTACTTTACAATCTTGAATCTTGAATATGTAGATGTGATTTTAATAGAATGTGTGAGGTAAAATAATAGTCcacggacacatttttttcttgtgagattttttttcagtcCTTTTCACAACATGAAAATACTTTTTAGACTATAAATATTGAAGAAAGTAAATATCCTATTGTaatgaaattaattacaaatgtacattgAAAAGTTGATGTACATATAATAAAGGGTGTGgggtaaaagaaaaacatgtgaCAGGATATTTCAACTGCATAGAAAATATCACATGTTATGTCTTTTCAACCTCTAAATTGAAACAACAATTACTGGTATCCTATTATTGCAGTTGTTTTGCTGTTCTGTATTTCAGATAAGtacaaaaacaacacaaatttataaatataagtatttttctataaGTTCAATAGTTAAATGCTGAAATTTCTGTTGAGTACTTTTCTcaattataacatacaaataaaacCTACCGGTAATAATTCTTGTTTAATAATACTGTCGACTAGCCTATAACAAATCCTTATGATAAGGTTTGCaaacataaatgttttaaataaattttctacacaaataaaacagttatttttaatattttggaatGTTCTGATTAATACTGCAGCAAATTTCTTCAttttgctgttgtatttttcaaactaaaaaatctgaaaacacTGCAGAATGGaaatgaaaaactaaatatttcacAACAAAATTTGCTATGAGTGATGCCATTACAGTAAGAtgacacaaaatataaatttaaacttgTGTATGGTTACAAACTgaaaattttgtttcataacTTTATTTCATTGTCAGTTTATAGAAAGGCAAcagttttttaatttgaagttctatggatttttaaaatatagatcaGTTTGGAATTCAGAGTCTTCTAAAAACTACAGTTCTAAagtatgatataaaaaatttaagaattactAAATAGAAGAAACCATTTATTCCAACTTTGAAAAAACCTATTTAGAGGGATTCAGAAACGTTTGAATATGTGTGtgcagcttttttttttattttgcagtaaTATCAAACTCTAACTAGAGAATGAGGGAAAATCCATAGAACTaaaaattaaactgattttCCCTGCTTCCATCTGATTCCTAACATTTACAAATCTATTTAACAAAAAGCTATCATCAATCTGTAAACAACAAGTCTTGATCCATCCCTTCATTTAAGATATTTGGTGCTTCATCAGCCTCTTTCAATTCTCCAGCAGCTTTCCTTTTTGCCTTTAGATCTTCAGCAGccttcttatttttctttttcttctcttgaattttctttaatctatacaaatttttaaaagaaatgtaaaaagCACATATATTTCTTTAGTTCATCTGTTGGAAGAAAATCTCAattatttgtgtaaaatgtatCCCTATGTTGAGAAATTTATTCTGTGTCCCCTACATGTTGATGCATTAATAGTTCATAGCTATACATCTTCATCCTATTTTAATCTACTGGCTATGTTATGGTGGTCAGTTTTTATTAGTTTCCAACGTAAATGCTACCTTTGACAAGAAAATGATTATTGACATTAGAATGCACCTGCCACACACAGAGTTTGAATTCACAACCTTATAGTGTTAACAGTCTAGTGTTACAGAAGAAGAACTACTTAGACCAATCAATAACATGACATTTCTGAAaaagtcgtttgtttatgtgttaagtttttgtttttcattcattttttgtacacaaattaGGCTGTTAACTATTattgtttgaatagttttacattgttatttgtgCCCTCTATAACTGACTATGTAGTAacagctttgctcattgttgaagtctcttgtgaagagttgtctcataggcaatcataccacatcttctttttttatcatcattAATCTTGTACCCGTCATGAGTAACATGAGGGTTGCCACTAGTTGAGCAGGACCTGCCTACCCTTTCAGAGCCCTGGAAATCACACACTATAAATTATCGTCTTCTCctcatttctgttttttttcaatgtgatTGTCAGTTTCTCACGACTTAGGAACTTTGTATATCACTTTAGTATCTTCTAATCTTCTGCCtcctgtttttttgtttttttttcaatatcatctGATTTGTTCCTATGCAATTTGCTTACCTAAAGAACTCTTCTCTTTCTCTTTCATCTAATTCACTAATTATATACGATAAGGTATTTTCTATTCTTGGTATAATAACTGAAAAAAAGACAAGCATAATAATCATTATCAAACTCACctgaaagaatttaaaaaaaaagcaagaacAACCATTTATCAATACAGCCAACTAAGGCTTAACTACCGGTATTTAAAACAAccttaaatcaataaaaaaaaatttaggaaTATAGAATAATTGAAGGTCAAGCCAGAAATTGTATCAAGTTTCATAACCAGCGTTACAGGACAAGCTGACATTGTCACAATGATTTCTGTAAGATTTCTCAGAAGCCATTCTGATTCTCAGTCACCAAATAGTTTATTTCATATTACTTTCCCTTCGGAAATTTCCTTTACAATACAATACTTTCAGAGCCAATAAAAGATAACCTTTGACAAATTTTTCAGTGATTTTTCAGTGAAAGCATGGGATTAATAGAAAAGATTGTtgtttatttagtttatttcaTATTACTTTCCCTTCGGAAATTTCCTATACAATACAATACTTTCAGAGCCAATAAAAGGTAACCTTTGACAAATTTTTCAGTGATTTTTCAGTGAAAGCATGGGATTAAAAGAAAAGATTGTtgtttatttagtttatttcaTATTACTTTCCCTTCGGAAATTTCCTATACAATACAATACTTTCAGAGCCAATAAAAGGTAACCTTTGACAAATTTTTCAGTGATTTTTCAGTGAAAGCATGGGATTAAAAGAAAAGATTGTTGTTTATTCaaagtttttcatatttaaaggGAGCAAATTCTGTATCAATATAATTCTTAATCAAGAAGCAGTGAGTCCTAACAAAATATAAACCACGCAATATTCTAAATTCTAAATCGGACTGCTCAGCGGGGTAGTGCTGTGGACCTGAAAACCTACCATGTTCAATAGCATTAACTCttctatttgttattttaatgacTTCATCTAATGTGACAAAGGAAGTCTGTAGAGAGGCCAGCTCTACCAATAACTGTATTGCTTTAGCatagttcttttttaatttatctatttgttGCCCTCCTCTTGATAAACCGGTTAATTCATAACCTGCAAAGAAAAAGATACACATTGAAAAAATGCAATAACCATAAGCCCACAACACTTTTTATGcatcttgtttatatttatattcaactacctttttgattttttttatctgatattCAATCCCAAATGTACTAAAGAACTGTCTATGGAACAAATGATAGTGTACTTGCCATTAATAAAGTATGAGTCAAGCCAAAGAATTCAAATGTATGTATAATTCTTCTTATTTAAGCATGCATCATTTAGGAGTAAGAACATAGAGTATAGTTGCCTAAAATTGCTTGCATCCACTTCACTTGAACTAGGatggatagttgtatcattgacaatcatatcacatctcctcaattttatatataaagacaaGATGGCTCAGAGTCAGTTTGCTTTATATGTACTTTACTTGCATGCACAGTGTATTTATTTTCCCGTATTtagtcatatgtttttttttcctttgtcTTTTGAAAAGCAATTGGTTTAACATCACtagaatttataattttacataaatGTTTATCTGACATAACATACATTAAACTGAGAAACCAAAAGAAAAATTGTAACAAATAATGTCACAAGCCTAGTAAATATATGACACCTTTATTTAGTAACTTGCAACCATATCATGAATTTCctgtatttcaaaattataaagagacaactttttttttataatacattttcgcgtggtttttttttgtattaaagcaGTAATACTGGTCTTTTTCTTATTGTTTGTTAGAAAATTTATGgatgttttaagaaaaattaaatactgGTATGTATATTGAAGTGTTCTACAAAAATCTTGACCTTGTTTGATTGATCCTGAAAATAAGTTCATTTTATTAATCACTTACTATCTGAACCATCTTGGTAGCTTTCAAATATTGGTAACATAACACCTGAAatgtaattaatataaatataaagctgTATTCTAATACAGTATTGGCACTAATTTGGCAGTAAGGTGGAGCTTATGTCATAAGCTTATGAATCTGGTGATTGATGTTACTGGTGGAGCATGTGTTTAAAGTGGATACTCGTCTTTTATAAAAGGATATAATTGAgtgtgtttcattttttatattgaacatgtacattatttttcaaagaatGTTTCTACGAAATTATTGATGTGTGCCTCTACTGGCAGTATATTTAAGATTCAGCTACAGCTCATCATAGAACACTGTAACAGATATTGCTGATTAGAAACTAATAGAAAGATATAATAAGCCTccatgtaccaaaacaggttaatttctgtgtcatttggtctcttgtgaagagttttctcatttagcaatcataccacatcttcttttgtatatataagGTGATCTAAGGTTAGATCACATgaataccccccctttttttccattttgcaAATTTTGGTCCCAAAACCATGTTTATTAGAAATAAATCCTTAGTTTAAAGTGTCTTTATTTATAAAGCATACAGTGAGTGAAAAAGTACCTGCTACATTATCCTTTTTTGTTCTAACTTTCATCTGAGCTTTATTGACGTTCTGTAATACATTATGGTTGAAATCACCAGTAGTGAATTTAGCTTCTGCCAGAGAAAAGGAGGCTTCTTTCATTACATCTCCCATTAAAacttttgtctaaaaaaatgaaaaaaagtcaaTGAAAATCAAAggaaatgttttattaatgtttaatcagataacaattataattttatgttaTGAATTATAGTGAAAGGTACCgtttacaatgtatatgtaaatGAATAATCTCTTAgagttataataaatatttcacaaaTTCACATCCAACTAGATTATTTTACCTTGTTCTATGCTTATTATTGTTTTCCTTGTACCTTTGTTATTATAATCTATAACACCATATACTGATACAAATTTTAAACCTATATATGCATAAATTGTGTTTCTACAGTGTACAACTATGTACTGTTTTggcatctgaaaaaaaaagtttatcctgcaagtccaaatttaggaacctTGCAAGTCAGTGGTtggtttttttgtaatttttgtaatttggaaCAAAAGACAGATCTTTATAATCTCAATCTCTGTTCAACTTATTCACATCTACTAATGTATAGTAAATCAGTGCTTAACATCATGATATTTCCAAGAATTTGCATCTATACCTGTAGTGATGTATTTTAGTTTATCGTTTGTCTTACTGAAAGGTACCCGATATATCCATACTCTTAAAAGGCAAAAATCAGCACAGTATCTATATGCGTTGTCTGTACAACTGTTGGATTTATGATTGATGGCAGGAATAACAAaaggatatacatgtacatgttaaacacacaAAAAGTGAACTAGATGTATTCAAATTCACCAGACAAAGACTGgttattaattttacaatgaaacCCACCAATTGTGGTACATCAGACAAACTGAATGTTGCTTAAAATGTTCAGAAATTTAATGTGTAAAGTTTAAATTGACATTCAAAACTTtaagacatgtacatgtacatgtatatgcaaaacatgcaaatattattcatgttctacatgtatatatcctatggaaaaaaaaattggccaTGTTTGCATTCATACctcaataattttctttaaaatcattctAAATCTAAGTGTTAATGCATCTGCCTTTTTCTTTAATAAGCTATGACCTTTTTGTGCACCCTTTAGTCTAACTTTCATCATGGCCATGGCcctgaaataaaacattgcaaaatttaaTCACTATAAgaacatttcaataaatattgatgttatctacatttaataatacaaaaaatatttcaataatcaaagtgcttctaAGCACTGAAGGGTAAAGAttgcttaaatttatcagtGGTGAGTAAAATAAGCATTGCATTGTATAAAGCGATTCAACTACAAATGTACTGTTATGgacaaggggagataactccaatttaaaaGATTGCTTCTAAAATgacatcattgatattttggAACAGATTTTAGGTTTCTGATCTTTGCAAAAGTTATGTTATTTTCTTG comes from the Mytilus trossulus isolate FHL-02 chromosome 3, PNRI_Mtr1.1.1.hap1, whole genome shotgun sequence genome and includes:
- the LOC134711335 gene encoding V-type proton ATPase subunit D-like, which translates into the protein MSGKDRLNVFPSRMAMAMMKVRLKGAQKGHSLLKKKADALTLRFRMILKKIIETKVLMGDVMKEASFSLAEAKFTTGDFNHNVLQNVNKAQMKVRTKKDNVAGVMLPIFESYQDGSDSYELTGLSRGGQQIDKLKKNYAKAIQLLVELASLQTSFVTLDEVIKITNRRVNAIEHVIIPRIENTLSYIISELDEREREEFFRLKKIQEKKKKNKKAAEDLKAKRKAAGELKEADEAPNILNEGMDQDLLFTD